TCGCTCTACTTCATTGGCCTCGATGTGGACGACAGACCTGCGCTGCGTCGCATGAGCCTGACCGATTCCACAGGAGTCGAGACCCTGGTCGATGGCGTGGAAGATATGCAGATCACCTACGGCATAGGCACCGACAAGGTCGATGCCTATGTCGATAGTCCCGATAATTGGGAGAGGGTGGTTGCGGTGCGTATCAGTCTGCGTCTGAGTGGCGAAGAGGGCAATGTCATGCCGAATCCAGTATCGCTGCAGATGGGCAATATCGATTTCGTCGCTCAGGGAAGTGACCTTCGGATGCATCAGGTATTCACCACCACCATTGCGCTGCGCAATCGCCTGCCATGATAGGGGACGTCTCCAAGTGATTGAAATTTCGGGAGCGTTGACTTGTCTTCACCCTTTACCGTCACGCCAGCGGGGAATGGCGCTGATCATCGCCATGGTGTTCATGCTATTACTGACCATGCTGGGGCTTTCCGCCATGCAGAACACCACGTTACAGGAGCGTATGGCAGGCAATCAGCGCGATCATGGTATGGCCTTTCAGGCGGCTGAAGCGGGACTGAGAGAAGCGGAGCGATTGATCGAGATCGGTATTATCGAACCGGAAGAGGGTGAAAGCCTTCAGGGAAAGTATGCCTTCTCCAGTGTCGCCAATCTGTCAAGAGACCCCGAATACACGATAGAGAGTACGGGGGTGGCGGGCTATTACAACGCCGATGGGTGCGAACGTATCTATCACGCCTACCTCATTACATCGATAGGCTACGGTGGCTCGGCGAACAGCCAGGTCGAGTTGGAATCCCGCTACATAAGAAGCAGCAATGATGACTGTGAGTGAGGCTTGGTTATGCCTGTAAGCAAATCGTTGCAAAGAATAGGTGCAAATACCGCCATCGGTAGTGCGATGCTTTTGACAGGTGTCATGGCGGCCCAGGCCAACGTCAATATCGCCCCTAGTCCACTCACCGTCACGCCCTATGTGACGCCCAATATCCTGCTGATCCTGGATAACTCCAACACCATGGTCGAGGATGTCGCCGGTGCCGTGGCTGCCGAGTGTGATCCTGGCCCGATGGCCAATTGTGTTGCCGGGGCGGCCAGTCCTCTCAGTAAATCCGAGATCATTCGTGGCGTAGGTCGGCGTCTTCTCGACGACTATCGCGGCCAGATCAACCTCGGTCTAATGGCCTATCAGCAGTATCCCGCATCGGCAACTAGCACCTGGACCGACAACGTGATACTTGCCGATATCGTGGACCGGATCTATGACGTCAGCTATAGCT
This DNA window, taken from Halomonas sp. TA22, encodes the following:
- a CDS encoding PilX N-terminal domain-containing pilus assembly protein; protein product: MALIIAMVFMLLLTMLGLSAMQNTTLQERMAGNQRDHGMAFQAAEAGLREAERLIEIGIIEPEEGESLQGKYAFSSVANLSRDPEYTIESTGVAGYYNADGCERIYHAYLITSIGYGGSANSQVELESRYIRSSNDDCE